From a region of the Opitutia bacterium genome:
- the lnt gene encoding apolipoprotein N-acyltransferase has protein sequence MTQSPATSALADPYDPKPTFWQEHPHLGWGMWVFALTVVLTYVAFPPVGVGEAGYVLAAPALLWAYRTPRFKPYALTLLAANVVAWTWLLSWLGNAYWLAPFLLGPFIGALATLWYLAAWWFVPRLRGHRVMVRLIGVGGLASLWVMNEALRGWLFGGFPWLPLAASQWQRPLVLQAASYGGAWVVSFILVVFSCGVAAYAHRIFFEGATGLRKRSPEFMAALMLLVLSSFPFLAELMGQQRQKLARVALVQPNIPQGEKWDPQQAREVLKTIEKVTTDANERGAPDAIFWPEAVVPWPVHRDPSVQQWIEYVSKRTGKPIVLGSVYTQGSGESEEWFNGAFVVDPITGLQEPGYAKRKLVPFGEFVPFRSVLGWLTKFVPLGPGDFSHGEEARPLALATGRNVTRLGLLICYEDIFPSLARQSVREGAEVLAVVTNNGWFGEGGAAYQHATHSVLRAVENRRPLIRVGNAGWSGWIDEFGNIRANLRDENGSVYFRGAETVSVTRDPRWVSRPSFYTEHGDWFLVVAAVFATVAYYLLLTLRPPTPKLGETVF, from the coding sequence ATGACGCAATCGCCCGCGACATCTGCCCTCGCCGATCCCTACGACCCGAAGCCTACCTTCTGGCAGGAGCACCCGCACCTCGGCTGGGGGATGTGGGTTTTCGCGCTCACGGTCGTGCTGACCTACGTGGCGTTTCCGCCCGTGGGCGTCGGCGAAGCGGGCTACGTGCTCGCCGCGCCGGCGCTGCTCTGGGCGTATCGCACGCCGCGCTTCAAGCCCTACGCGCTCACGCTGCTCGCGGCCAACGTCGTCGCGTGGACGTGGCTGCTGTCGTGGCTCGGCAACGCCTACTGGCTCGCTCCGTTCCTGCTCGGACCGTTCATCGGCGCGCTCGCGACGCTGTGGTATCTCGCCGCGTGGTGGTTCGTGCCGAGACTGCGCGGACATCGCGTGATGGTCCGCCTGATCGGCGTCGGCGGGCTCGCGAGTTTGTGGGTGATGAACGAGGCGCTGCGCGGCTGGTTGTTCGGCGGTTTTCCGTGGCTTCCGCTCGCGGCGTCGCAATGGCAGCGTCCGCTCGTGCTGCAGGCCGCTTCCTACGGCGGCGCGTGGGTCGTTTCGTTCATTCTCGTGGTCTTCAGCTGCGGTGTCGCAGCGTATGCGCACCGGATCTTTTTCGAGGGCGCGACGGGCCTGCGGAAGCGCAGCCCGGAATTCATGGCGGCGCTCATGCTGCTGGTGCTTTCGTCGTTCCCGTTCCTCGCCGAGTTGATGGGGCAGCAACGGCAAAAGCTCGCGCGCGTCGCGCTCGTGCAGCCGAACATCCCGCAGGGCGAGAAATGGGACCCGCAGCAGGCGCGCGAGGTGTTGAAGACGATCGAGAAGGTGACGACCGACGCCAACGAGCGTGGCGCGCCCGATGCGATCTTCTGGCCCGAGGCGGTGGTGCCGTGGCCGGTGCATCGCGATCCATCCGTGCAGCAATGGATCGAGTATGTCTCGAAGCGCACCGGCAAACCGATCGTGCTCGGCAGCGTCTACACGCAGGGCAGCGGCGAGAGCGAGGAATGGTTCAATGGCGCGTTCGTGGTCGATCCGATCACGGGGTTGCAGGAGCCGGGCTATGCGAAGCGGAAGCTCGTGCCGTTCGGGGAATTCGTGCCGTTCCGCTCCGTGCTCGGCTGGCTGACGAAGTTCGTGCCGCTCGGGCCGGGCGATTTCTCGCACGGCGAGGAGGCGCGGCCGCTCGCGCTCGCGACGGGTCGCAACGTCACGCGGCTCGGTCTGCTGATTTGCTACGAGGATATTTTTCCGAGTCTCGCGCGCCAGAGCGTGCGCGAGGGCGCCGAGGTGCTCGCGGTGGTGACGAACAACGGGTGGTTCGGCGAGGGCGGCGCGGCTTACCAGCACGCGACGCACTCGGTGCTGCGCGCCGTCGAAAATCGCCGTCCGCTGATCCGCGTCGGCAACGCCGGCTGGTCGGGTTGGATCGACGAGTTTGGCAACATCCGCGCGAATCTCCGCGACGAGAACGGCAGCGTCTATTTCCGCGGCGCGGAGACGGTGAGCGTCACGCGCGATCCGCGCTGGGTGAGCCGCCCGAGCTTCTACACGGAGCACGGCGACTGGTTTCTCGTCGTCGCCGCGGTATTCGCTACGGTCGCGTATTACCTGCTGCTCACGCTCCGCCCGCCCACGCCGAAACTCGGCGAGACGGTGTTCTGA
- a CDS encoding transposase, with translation MTFNPRKGHAALRRGRVSQAGSEYFLTLTTTGHRTGLLAPPPTAALAAELGAMSADGTWHVRCSTVMPDHVHLLIRLGERLPLARAVQRLKAETTAALRAAGCEWQRGFFDRRLRPDDERLLILLYIYLNPYRAGLSRAEETWPHFRCGEEDWMWFQHELDRNLPAPEWLM, from the coding sequence ATGACCTTCAATCCTCGCAAAGGGCACGCGGCCTTGCGTCGCGGTCGCGTAAGTCAGGCTGGAAGCGAGTATTTCCTGACGCTCACGACGACTGGGCACCGCACCGGCCTGCTCGCGCCGCCGCCGACCGCTGCGCTGGCCGCCGAGTTGGGTGCGATGTCCGCTGACGGCACTTGGCACGTCCGTTGTTCGACCGTTATGCCCGATCATGTTCACCTGTTGATTCGGCTCGGTGAACGCTTGCCGCTTGCCCGCGCCGTGCAGCGCTTGAAAGCGGAAACCACGGCTGCGCTGCGCGCGGCAGGTTGCGAGTGGCAGCGAGGATTTTTCGACCGACGTCTGCGGCCCGATGACGAGCGGTTGCTGATCCTTCTCTACATCTACCTGAATCCCTATCGTGCTGGCCTGTCGCGCGCGGAGGAAACTTGGCCGCATTTCCGTTGCGGCGAGGAGGACTGGATGTGGTTCCAGCACGAACTCGACCGCAATCTACCAGCCCCCGAGTGGCTCATGTAG